The following proteins are co-located in the Candidatus Binatia bacterium genome:
- a CDS encoding phosphoketolase family protein: MRKKTQKALRPELLRKIDAYWRAVNYLSVGQIYLYDNPLLKKPLKREHIKPRLLGHWGTTPGLNFIYVHLNRVIKEHDLNVIYITGPGHGGPGLVANTYLEGTYSEIYPDISQDEEGMKRLFKQFSFPGGVPSHVAPETPGSIHEGGELGYALVHAFGAAFDNPDLLVACVVGDGEAETGPLAASWHSNKFLNPVRDGAVLPILHLNGYKIGGPTVFGRMPRDEVDSLFCGYGYAPYWVEGDDPPKMHQLMAATLDEAVAGIKKIQREARRDGFKQRPRWPMIVLSTPKGWTGPKKVDGKPVENTFRAHQVPMGEMDKPGHIRILEKWMKSYKPERLFDRAGKLLPELAELAPRDGRRMGANPHANGGLLLRDLRLPDFRDYAVAVPRPGAVDAEATRVQGQFVRDVLKLNEKNFRVFSPDETASNRWNAVFEVTDRCLVEEILKTDEHVSHDGRVMEVLSEHMCQGWLEGYLLTGRHGFFSCYEAFIHIVDSMFNQHAKWLKTTREIPWRRPIASLNYLLTSHVWRQDHNGFSHQDPGFIDHVTNKKAEIVRVYLAPDANTLLSVTDHCLRSRNYVNVIVAGKQPAPQWLDMDAAIKHCAAGAGIWEWASNDKGSEPDVVMASAGDVPTMETLAAVDLLRTLIPELKVRVINVVDLMKLQPESEHPHGLSDKEFDILFTRDKPIIFAFHGYPWLIHRLTYRRTNHGNLHVRGYKEEGTTTTPFDMAVLNDLDRFHLVSDVIDRVPGLGSHAAYAKQAMQEKLIEHKQYIVEHGEDLPEVRNWKWGGGR; encoded by the coding sequence ATGAGGAAGAAAACGCAGAAAGCGCTCAGACCTGAATTGCTGCGCAAGATCGACGCCTATTGGCGCGCCGTGAACTATCTGTCGGTCGGCCAGATCTATCTATACGACAATCCGCTGCTCAAGAAGCCGCTCAAACGCGAGCACATCAAGCCGCGTCTTCTCGGCCACTGGGGCACGACCCCCGGCCTAAACTTCATCTACGTTCACCTCAATCGCGTGATCAAGGAACACGATCTTAACGTGATCTACATCACGGGACCCGGCCACGGCGGCCCGGGGTTGGTGGCGAACACCTACCTCGAAGGGACTTACAGCGAGATCTACCCTGATATCTCTCAAGACGAGGAGGGGATGAAGCGTTTGTTCAAGCAATTTTCATTTCCCGGCGGCGTTCCGAGCCACGTCGCGCCGGAGACGCCGGGCTCGATCCATGAAGGCGGCGAGCTCGGATACGCGTTGGTCCACGCTTTCGGCGCGGCTTTCGACAACCCGGATTTGCTGGTTGCCTGTGTGGTCGGCGACGGCGAGGCCGAGACGGGACCGCTGGCCGCGAGCTGGCATTCGAACAAATTCCTCAATCCCGTTCGCGACGGCGCGGTGCTGCCGATTCTCCACCTGAACGGCTACAAGATCGGCGGGCCGACCGTCTTCGGCCGCATGCCGCGCGACGAAGTCGACTCCCTGTTCTGCGGTTACGGCTACGCGCCGTATTGGGTCGAAGGCGACGATCCGCCTAAGATGCATCAGCTCATGGCGGCGACGTTGGATGAGGCGGTTGCCGGAATTAAAAAAATCCAACGCGAAGCTCGCCGCGACGGCTTCAAGCAGCGTCCCCGTTGGCCCATGATCGTCCTCAGCACGCCGAAGGGCTGGACCGGGCCGAAGAAAGTCGACGGTAAACCCGTGGAGAATACGTTCCGCGCGCATCAGGTGCCCATGGGCGAGATGGACAAACCCGGGCACATCAGGATCCTCGAGAAGTGGATGAAGAGCTACAAGCCGGAGCGGCTCTTCGATAGAGCAGGCAAGCTGCTTCCCGAACTGGCGGAGCTGGCGCCGCGGGACGGCCGGCGCATGGGCGCCAACCCGCACGCCAACGGCGGCCTTCTATTGCGCGATCTTCGCCTGCCCGATTTCCGCGACTATGCGGTCGCCGTCCCGCGCCCGGGCGCGGTCGACGCCGAGGCCACGCGCGTGCAGGGGCAATTCGTCCGCGACGTGCTCAAGCTCAACGAAAAAAATTTCCGCGTCTTCAGCCCGGACGAGACCGCCTCGAACCGCTGGAACGCGGTGTTCGAAGTCACCGACCGCTGCCTGGTCGAGGAGATCTTGAAGACCGACGAGCACGTGTCGCACGACGGCCGGGTGATGGAAGTGCTGAGCGAGCACATGTGCCAGGGCTGGCTCGAAGGTTATCTGCTGACCGGCCGCCACGGGTTTTTCAGTTGCTACGAGGCTTTCATCCACATCGTCGATTCGATGTTCAATCAGCACGCCAAGTGGTTAAAGACCACGCGCGAGATCCCGTGGCGGCGGCCGATCGCTTCGCTCAACTATTTGCTGACGTCGCACGTCTGGCGGCAGGATCACAACGGCTTCAGCCACCAGGATCCCGGCTTTATCGATCACGTTACCAACAAGAAAGCCGAGATCGTCCGCGTCTATCTAGCGCCGGACGCGAACACGCTTCTCTCCGTCACCGATCACTGCCTGCGCAGCCGCAATTATGTGAACGTCATCGTGGCCGGCAAGCAGCCGGCCCCGCAGTGGCTCGACATGGACGCCGCGATTAAACACTGCGCCGCCGGCGCCGGCATCTGGGAATGGGCCAGCAACGACAAAGGAAGCGAGCCCGACGTGGTGATGGCCTCGGCCGGCGATGTGCCTACGATGGAAACGCTCGCGGCGGTCGATTTGCTGAGAACCTTGATTCCGGAGCTCAAGGTCCGCGTTATCAATGTGGTCGATCTCATGAAGCTCCAACCCGAGAGCGAGCACCCGCACGGACTCAGCGACAAAGAGTTCGATATCCTCTTCACCCGGGACAAGCCGATTATCTTCGCCTTTCACGGCTATCCCTGGCTCATCCACCGGCTAACGTATCGCCGGACCAATCATGGCAACCTTCATGTCCGCGGTTATAAAGAAGAGGGCACGACCACGACTCCGTTCGATATGGCGGTGCTGAACGACCTCGACCGCTTCCACCTCGTTTCGGATGTCATCGATCGGGTGCCGGGGCTGGGTTCTCACGCCGCCTATGCCAAGCAAGCCATGCAAGAGAAGCTGATCGAGCACAAGCAGTACATCGTGGAACACGGCGAGGACCTGCCGGAGGTGCGCAACTGGAAGTGGGGCGGCGGTCGCTGA
- a CDS encoding universal stress protein: MDKIKKILAPTDLSELSAAGVRYALNLARTIGAAVTVYHAIETEELMRYSRSSLRGDLVGKYDTALQRFLEIHCSDFLPGVEIHTNAELGAADINIVDVAKKEGVDLIVISTHGRTGLSHILVGSVTERVVRNAPCPVLSIRPEKIGKEARTAAAA; this comes from the coding sequence ATGGATAAGATCAAAAAGATTCTCGCGCCGACCGATCTCTCCGAGCTTTCCGCAGCCGGCGTGCGTTACGCTCTCAATCTGGCCAGGACAATTGGAGCGGCGGTCACCGTGTATCATGCGATCGAGACGGAAGAGCTAATGCGCTACAGCCGGTCAAGCCTGCGGGGCGACCTGGTCGGGAAGTACGATACCGCGCTCCAGCGCTTTCTTGAGATTCATTGCTCGGATTTTCTTCCAGGGGTCGAGATCCATACCAATGCCGAGCTTGGGGCGGCCGACATCAACATCGTGGACGTGGCGAAGAAAGAAGGCGTGGACTTGATCGTCATCTCCACGCACGGAAGGACCGGGCTGTCGCACATTCTCGTGGGGAGCGTCACCGAGAGGGTGGTTCGCAATGCGCCATGCCCGGTGCTTTCGATCCGCCCGGAGAAAATCGGCAAAGAGGCAAGAACCGCCGCGGCGGCCTAA
- a CDS encoding carboxypeptidase regulatory-like domain-containing protein: MAVTNGGTIKGKVKLSAKAPKLPPLDITKFKEVCQNVPNETLVIGPAQGIRYAVVTLEGITKGQPVEREVVHEMDNVKCRFLPHVVAASVGQFLLFKNNDPILHTAHALFKAGQPQFNIGLYPGRVSRKPLLNPGVVKIVCEAHPWMSAYVVVTEHPYHAVTDMYGDYDIRDVPPGVYKLKVWHETLGEQERQVEVKAAGTSQADFSLSYPSGGKK, encoded by the coding sequence ATGGCCGTCACCAATGGCGGGACGATCAAGGGCAAGGTCAAGCTCTCCGCCAAAGCCCCCAAGCTTCCGCCGCTCGATATCACCAAGTTCAAGGAAGTCTGTCAGAACGTCCCGAACGAAACCCTCGTGATCGGCCCGGCTCAGGGGATTCGTTACGCCGTCGTGACGCTGGAAGGAATTACCAAAGGCCAGCCTGTCGAGCGCGAGGTCGTTCACGAGATGGACAACGTCAAGTGCCGCTTCCTGCCGCACGTCGTGGCGGCGAGCGTGGGGCAGTTTCTCTTATTCAAGAACAATGATCCGATTCTCCACACGGCGCACGCGCTCTTCAAGGCGGGCCAGCCGCAGTTCAATATCGGACTCTATCCCGGCCGGGTAAGCCGCAAGCCTTTGCTCAACCCCGGCGTCGTCAAGATCGTCTGCGAAGCGCATCCGTGGATGAGCGCTTACGTCGTCGTAACCGAGCATCCGTATCACGCGGTTACCGATATGTACGGCGACTACGACATCCGCGACGTGCCGCCCGGCGTCTATAAGCTCAAAGTTTGGCACGAGACTTTGGGCGAGCAGGAAAGGCAGGTCGAGGTGAAAGCCGCCGGAACCTCGCAGGCGGACTTCAGCCTCTCGTATCCTTCGGGAGGAAAAAAATGA
- a CDS encoding carboxypeptidase regulatory-like domain-containing protein, with translation MTRYSLCVAALATALFSTAAFSGEAAKTGVVKGTITIAGKPTADAVVSIEGAAAEGGKPANAPKRAMVDQRELKFIPRVTAVIVGTTVDFPNNDKTFHNVFSNSEAKKFDLGLYPSGQSRSVTFDKSGVVKILCSAHPHMEAYVVVKGHRYFTGADARGNYSLNAVPLGKYRLEVWHPDLGAKVVPVELVREGEVLAINVDLKGK, from the coding sequence ATGACCCGGTATTCGCTGTGCGTCGCGGCGCTCGCGACGGCGTTGTTCTCAACGGCCGCTTTCTCGGGAGAAGCGGCCAAGACCGGGGTCGTCAAGGGAACGATCACCATCGCGGGAAAACCGACCGCCGATGCCGTTGTCTCGATCGAAGGAGCGGCGGCAGAGGGCGGAAAGCCGGCGAACGCGCCTAAGCGGGCCATGGTCGATCAACGAGAACTCAAATTTATCCCGCGCGTAACGGCCGTGATCGTCGGCACGACGGTCGATTTCCCCAACAACGATAAGACATTCCACAATGTCTTCTCCAACTCCGAGGCGAAGAAGTTCGATCTCGGTCTCTATCCTTCCGGACAGAGCCGCAGCGTGACTTTCGACAAGTCCGGCGTCGTGAAGATTCTCTGCAGCGCCCATCCTCACATGGAGGCGTACGTCGTGGTGAAGGGCCACCGCTATTTCACCGGCGCCGACGCGCGCGGAAACTACAGCCTTAATGCCGTGCCTTTGGGAAAATATCGCCTTGAAGTCTGGCATCCCGACTTAGGTGCGAAAGTCGTGCCGGTAGAACTGGTTCGCGAAGGCGAGGTGCTCGCGATAAACGTCGATCTGAAGGGGAAATAG